The following nucleotide sequence is from Megalops cyprinoides isolate fMegCyp1 chromosome 6, fMegCyp1.pri, whole genome shotgun sequence.
CAGACAGCGCGCTCTTTCCTGGTAGAAGGTTCTACTTAAAATGAACATGAGTGTTCCTGCTCACAATATTCAACTGTACTGTCAGGCTTGGCGCCAggatacagaggggtgcaactgcaatccacgggggtgcacaaaaagtcatagGTCTGTCcgggggtgcaatgcacccctaagcaaCCCCATAGTGCTAGGCCTGTGTACTGTACAGTTTTGGAACAGTATGAGACTTGCATTGGCAAAATTTTCACACGGCACACTCATCTTTCCTCCAGTAGGTGGCGATGTAATAGTACATGGCAACAAGAGGCATGTGAAAGCAAGGGCTCAGGATGACTCTGCTGGCGGGAGACGGCTCGGACTATGACTACAGCGCCCTGAGCTGCGCCTCCGACACCTCCTTCAACGGTCCTCccctgcaggagagggaggcccTCAAGGGGGCGTTCTACAAGAGGGCCCAGCTCCTGCCCCCGGGTGACGAGGCCGGCCCCTACCCCCAGCCCGGCGCCCGCAAGCTCCACGCCATCATCAACGTCGGGGGTCTGCGCTACCAGCTGCCCTGGACCACGCTGGAGAACTTCCCGCTGACGCGGCTGGGCCGGCTCAAGCTGTGCACCAGCTTCGACGAGATCATGGGGGTGTGCGACGACTACGACGTGGCGCGCAACGAGTTCTTCTTCGACCGCAACCCCTGCGCCTTCCGCACCATCGTCACCTTCCTGCAGGCGGGCCGGCTGCGCATGCTGCGGGAGACCTGCGCCCTGTCGTTCCGCGAGGAGCTGCGCTACTGGGGCGTCCCCGAGGACAGCCTGGAGTGGTGCTGCCGCCGTCGGCTCCTGCAGCGTGTGGAGGAGTGCCGTGAGCTGGACCGGGccgaggagctgctggaggccgGGGCCGGCGCCGGAGACCCGCGGGCCCAGGACTCCCGGCTGGGCCTGTGCATGGGCCGGCTGAGGGACATGGTGGAGAAGCCCCACTCGGGCCTGCCGGGGAAGATCTTTGCCTGCCTGTCGGTGCTCTTCGTCACCATCACCGCCGTCAACCTCTCCATCAGCACCATGCCGGccatgagggaggaggaggagacggtAAGCGTGCTCCATAAAGCCTCCGCAGactgctgttacattacattaattattactttactttaaattattggcatttagcaaatgctctcatccagagtgacttacaatttttacatgttgtccatttatacagctggatatttactgagacaattgtgtgTTAAGAgccatgcccaagggtacaacggcagtgaACCAGctgggaataaaaccagcaaccttttggttatgagtcctgctccttactgctatgctacactgccatcccagACCTTAGTAACAAAGTCTTTGATACAGTCAGTAGTTTGTAATTGCCCTGCATATTTTCTGTACTGAAATGCTTTGCCAGCATTTGAAATTAAACCTGTCCACAAACAAATTTATTGATAGCTTTAGTAAGGTGATGTTTgcattgtatatattttttttgttttttaggaAAACATTATTTCTCCACTGATTTTTTGACCAGCCCTTTTGCTTTGCGGTGTGTCTCCAGCTTTGACTGACAAATTTAAACATGCAccacttttttattatttaaccaAAATTTTCATCTTGGCAATTGCTAAGCTCTGTGACTTCTTATCAAAAGCAATGCATGAAATTGCACTGTTGAGCTCGAGAGTATTGAATAAGGATAAACTGGAATAAGAAAATACTTATCTTATGGAACTACCTATCCATGTTCCAGACGTTtcatttgaagatttttttcatccatttaatttaaaaacggATTAATGTTACAACTGAGCTCAACTGAGCTGCCAAATGATTCAGTTGCGTTGAAAAGAGAGGAGTGCACATTCTCATTTTGCTTATAGGCATAATTAATTTACATCTGCTCAGGTGTTGCAGAAATCACTTTGTACTTTGTTTAATTTGAGCGGTCTGATATAGTTGCAATTACAatagttgccatggtgatggaTCTATTTCCCTTTATTACAGTGCTTGAGGAAGACATTGATCTACAGTGTACTGGGCTGGCTTTGATGTATTTATAATCAGGGAACACCACATTCCTAGGAGATGTCTTAAGCTCAGTTCATTCAAAGCTGCTTTGCAAATTTGAACTCGACTGCCCTCAGGTTTTTGTCAGACGATTTTATTGGTGCTCATTATCTGAAGTTATGATGGAATCCAGGAAGGGCTTGGGAGTAAGACCCGAAACCTCAGTACCCACGGCAGCTTGATGCAAGCAGAGCAACCAGCACCAAGTATTATAAGTTAGTCGATTTTAAAAATGCCTGTTGCTACGGTGCATTGGTTCACCAGGAAGGATACAACTAAACTAAATTAGACGTTTATGCTCAGTTTGAAAGACCTCATCTCTGTGCATTTCTAATTAAATCAATCACTTGTGATGCACTTGCTTCAGCCAATTCGCTTGTCTCTGCTTCCCTGTTGTGAACTAGCTGAATTCATAATAAAATCACAAGTTTTGTGTTGCATAGGACAATCTGAGATATACGGTCATGTCATGACTCGTAGGTCACCCTTTGCACCTTTCCTTCTATATACAGAAAGAACATGGTTATGCAGATGTACACAGGTATTGAAgcatatgtattatttatattataaaatcATGTTAGTGTTATTGATAGTGAAGTGCTAACAGCAACTGGTTCATAATGACAAATAACTGGGACCATAATTCATTATTAGCAATGTCACtcaaatttcatgttttatttgctaaaaatgtaatttccttCTGAGACTTTGTTGGTGTGGGTGTGCATCTTAAatagacatgttttttttctttcgagAATGGTTTGAAGAATCTCCAAATATAGTTTACCTTGCATACGTCATTCAACTGTAATGCCACATCTCCCTCTAGTGCCAAATATGTAATACTGCTTTCATTAGAGTGAAATAAGCACAGACAGATTATGCCgatgttttggattctgttatACTTAGCACTTATAATTTCAGTTCACATCcactactttttattttatgttaatgtcataaattgttttatttttattgaaattatttggCTTGATCCATATATAGTTCCAAAGATCATGAAGTTCTCCTCATAAAAAATTCATAATTTGCTTAGagcaaatatgaaatgaatgaaatgtaccCAGTCAGAGAAGAGAAATTTATGAATTATACAGAAGATATGTTATACTGATAATGctaatgaatttgaaaattaatgttCTGACTTTTGAACTGCAGTACAGTACCTACTCTCAGTCATCAATAAAACACAGGTCTTCTAGATTATTGGAAAACCTAGAGACATGCAGATGTATACTATATTACACTTTTCTCTTGGCTTGTACTCACCTGTTACTTTCTGGCGTTTACACATGTGCTTGGTGAGAGTCCATTACACAAGACAGCCAGAATTATTTCAGAGACCTTAAGTGTTATGAAAGTGACTGATAACATGTCATAGCTTATGATGTCGTTTGTTTTATGTCTCTtgggaaataaatgaaaatgaaaattttacacatacatttcatcTTCTcactcattttgaaatatctgtATTATTATCAAAAGGAATCCATAATGGACAGCAAGAAGCAGCAGTACCAGTTTTAGCATAAAGTAGGTTTGTTATGACTAGTCTGTGATGTTCCATTTGTATCCATGCATTCCTCTATCAGCTGCTAATCGCCatggtttttttctgttgtccaAGGGCAATGTGTCTCAGGAAACAACTTAAATGAAAGTGAATATTTTACCACGCATACATTTCATCATCTCACTCTATGAGCATCCTGAAATGTCTATATTATTATCAAAAGGAATTCATAATGGACAACAAGGGAGCATCAGTACCAGTTTTAGCATAATGAGGATGATATATTTCTGTGATGCACCACCTGTGTTTTCCACGCATCCCGCTCTCAGTTGATAATCGCAGGTGTTTTTCTGTCGTCCCAGGGCAAGTGCTCCCAGATGTGCTACAACATCTTCATCGTGGAGACGGTGTGCGTGGCCTGGTTCTCACTGGAGTTCACCCTGCGCTTCATCCAGGACCGCAGCAAGCTGGCCTTTCTGAGGAAGCCGCTCAACCTCATCGACATCATGGCCATCCTGCCCTACTACATCACGCTGCTGGTGGACAGCACCTCCATGGGGGAGAAGCGGCTGGGCTCGGGCAGCAGCTACCTGGACAAGGTGGGGCTGGTTCTGCGCGTGCTGAGAGCCCTGCGTATTCTGTACGTGATGCGCCTGGCCCGGCACTCCCTGGGGCTGCAGACGCTGGGCCTGACGGCCCGCCGCTGCACCCGGGAGTTcggcctgctcctcctcttcctctgcgtGGCCATCGCCCTCTTCTCCCCGCTCCTCTACCTCATGGAGAACGAGGTGGCCGCCTCGCCCGAGTTCAGCAGCATCCCCGCCACCTACTGGTGGGCGGTCATCACCATGACGACGGTGGGCTACGGCGACATGGTGCCGCGCAGCGTGCCCGGCCAGGTGGTGGCGCTCAGCAGCATCCTGAGCGGGATCCTCCTCATGGCCTTCCCCGTCACCTCCATCTTCCACACCTTCTCCCGCTCCTACCTGGAGCtcaagcaggagcagcagcgcCTCCTGCAGAGACGGACGCACTTCCTGCTGCGCAACAAGATGGCCGGCCTCAGCGACCTGTCCCTGGAGAGCGACGCCCTTTTTCCCAGCGTGTCCTCCGAGCCCAGGGACAACGACGACCGGGAGTATTAGCCGCGCGTGGCAGAGAGGGTCTTCACAGCAGCGTCCGTTTTTCGTTTTTAGCTCATTTTAGgtcttattttctctttcaagCGTCTGGCAACTTCGCCAAACTGTCATCCGctgtagtagtaaggagcagggctcgtaaccaaaaggtttctggttcaattcttcactggggcactgctgctgtgtacccttgggcaaggtgcttaacccacagttgtctcaaTAAacgtccagctgtatgaatggataatgtgttAAAGAAATTGCAGCATCTGCTatatgacagcaatgtaatatGACTCATGTTTGctgagaaaaacacattccaggctaaaggaaaaaaagcgGAAGAGGAAAACAGGGACCTTTTGAGACGCATTCAGTATGGAACATATCAATCCTCTGCAGCACAAACTCGTTTCGCTGTTTTATTCCAtatggttgtaaaaaaaaaaaaaaaatctcttgtgCTCTTGTACTCATGAAAAACAGCTCATGAATAAACATTCTAAAAAAGCTCATTTATATAAACAGGATGGTATAAATGGAAGCAGCTACATTTGCTGGTGCAGTTTTGCGTCAGAGCACTGTGGGTACTATCATTACCTTGCTATACCTcgatatgtgtaattttttttgttcagtctCTCTTTGGATTCTGAGGTTAAGTTTAAGCCTGGCAATGGCCAAAAGTGAGCGCATATTGTGGTACAGCAGAACCTGCACAGTGTCTGTCTGCACTCCACCCTGTTTCCTGTACAGCTCTTTCCCACGGTCTCTTGCTCGTTGCCCCAaagcctgcctgtctgccctgCATTGTGTTGCCATTCAGATAGGTACATTCCATCATGTTGGACTGCTACCTGTGTGCAGGTGACAAATCAAGTCATGCGGAGAGAACACCTGaacaaattatgcatttaattttcatttttgcaacattttactgcgctatatacaatatacagtacactgtCAATGAAATACTTGTTTGCAGTGTGTCAGACCATGGTATGACATTATGTCAATGTGTCAGAATGCAAAGGCATCTAAATGATCTGCTGCACAGCTTCAAGCTTTCAGAGACTCAAGAAACACAACTCCGTGTACCCATtt
It contains:
- the LOC118779625 gene encoding potassium voltage-gated channel subfamily G member 1-like, which produces MTLLAGDGSDYDYSALSCASDTSFNGPPLQEREALKGAFYKRAQLLPPGDEAGPYPQPGARKLHAIINVGGLRYQLPWTTLENFPLTRLGRLKLCTSFDEIMGVCDDYDVARNEFFFDRNPCAFRTIVTFLQAGRLRMLRETCALSFREELRYWGVPEDSLEWCCRRRLLQRVEECRELDRAEELLEAGAGAGDPRAQDSRLGLCMGRLRDMVEKPHSGLPGKIFACLSVLFVTITAVNLSISTMPAMREEEETGKCSQMCYNIFIVETVCVAWFSLEFTLRFIQDRSKLAFLRKPLNLIDIMAILPYYITLLVDSTSMGEKRLGSGSSYLDKVGLVLRVLRALRILYVMRLARHSLGLQTLGLTARRCTREFGLLLLFLCVAIALFSPLLYLMENEVAASPEFSSIPATYWWAVITMTTVGYGDMVPRSVPGQVVALSSILSGILLMAFPVTSIFHTFSRSYLELKQEQQRLLQRRTHFLLRNKMAGLSDLSLESDALFPSVSSEPRDNDDREY